The Paramormyrops kingsleyae isolate MSU_618 chromosome 23, PKINGS_0.4, whole genome shotgun sequence sequence TCCTTTCCTATCATGGTCAGCTCCCTGTTTGTGCCCCAGCTCCCTGTGTCCCAGAGGGCTTTTCCTCCATATTTAAAACCACCAGGGGGCTGCATTATTGTGTGGGAACTAGATTAGGTAGACCACATGTCACTTGACAGCATGTAATGGAGTTGCACTTTACTGCCATCTGCTGGACGCAAGGGAGAATGGCTGGTGGAATTATCCGTATTGTGAAATACAGCGCACTTCCTGTTAGATACAGCTAGGTGAAGAGGGATTACATCGTAAGCAAACTCCCCCCACCAAAAGTAAGTGGAGGGAAGGACAATAAGCAGAGCCCAGTACCTTTGTGTCTGAGAGGAGGATATTCTTCACAGACTGTGGGTTCTTAAACACCTGGATCTCTTCAATGATTCGAGGGCCTGTTTCTAACAGCACTGTTTTGTGAAGAAAGCCAGATTCTGAGGGCAGACATGGCAAAATAATGGTTAAAACTTTTCATATTGAAAACCAGTCTCTATACTGCTAACGGACAACAGTCATACACAAGGCTGTTTAAAACACAATTCTAAATCTGCTTTTGCGAGCATATGTGGTTAAGGACAGTAGCTTTTAAAAGCACACTAGGATCAGCACAGTCAACACACGGACCAGCAGCTTAACCTCAACACGCCCTGTTCATGTTTGATTTACCTGTTGGACGATCACAAATATGACTGATCATTTAGGACTGATTAGAATCTTGACTCCTGTCCTGGTTTCTTTTGTTAGCAGTTGCTCACACAAACATCCCTTATAATTCATCCCCACTGGACCAAAAGTCAGATGTTTGCCTTTCCAGGCTAAGCTTTAATCTTCTAAGCCGATCCTGGTGATTGCGGACATGGGGGGTTGGAGGGATCCATACCAGTGAGCAGGAAGAGTACGTCGTAGTGTTTGCCGCTGGCCCCCCGCACCCTCTGGGCCGCGATGTTGGTGTAGCGGTCGGGGGACACCATGGTCAATCCGTGGCTTGCGGGGGGTATGGCCTGGTCTGCCAGGAAGTTGTCCTTCACAAACCTCAGGGTTGTATCACTGGCATTGTGAAGCCCACACTGTTGGGGAAGGAGCAAGGGGGGAGGCTCAAGTTCTTAAAATTCTCTGCGCTAGTCTGATGAATCAATGTGGCGAGAGGGATTCTGCTATTTCATGCTGAGTGAAAGGCATGAGTAATCAATTACTGAATCACCCCTCAGAGCAACTGGAGGGTTATTCAGGGTTAACAAACTCGAGTGTCATGATCGCTGGAACCTCACACCCCAGGCCATTACCTGTCCAGGACTGGCCATTTTGTCCTGGACCTTGGAGCCCCAGCGCAGGGTGTCTCTGTTCAACACCTTGTAGTTCCCCGCAAACACAGTCTTTATGTCCCCCAGCTGGAACGTGCAGACCGCTGACTGTCCCGTAAACCTGTGTTTTCACATGCAAAACCAAGTGTGGGTAAAGTTAGCCATGGAGTGGGAATCACTTTTCTGCTGCATGTCTGAGAACATAAGGCTTAACACCAACGCAATAAATAAAGTCTACATATGCATTAAGCATGTATCCCCAAAGACAGATAGGGGGGAAGAACGTATTCTTACCACTGTGAGCCGAAGATGCCATAAAAGAGCATTTCATCTTCTGAGGCGCCCTCTGGTGGCGGGAGACTGACTATGTCCAAAATCACATTGTAAGGCAGCTGGTTCCTGTTCTTGCAGAGCACCTGTGCCTTGGCAAAGGTGGTCCAGCGCCTCTGCAGGGTACGCTGGCCTCCGATGTCACTCTGCAGATGAGAAACAGCCCTACTGGTTTACTTCGGGGGGGTGGGATTGGGGCTCATTCAAGTGACCTACCCCTCATATAACtgcccaccaaaaaaaaaaaaaccaaaatgaaGAAATGAAGTAACGCTAAACCAGCATTTCTGGATTCTGACCCAACAAATATGCACAGTGTTGAGAAAGTCTTACACCACCTGTGAAAACCTGAAACCGTTTCACATTAATTTGTTCCATTAATTAATGACTCTTTAAAGCAAGCAGTTTCTGTTCGCTCCAGTCTCTTCACTGCGTCACATGGGCTTCCTACCTTCAAACGGCCCGAATATGGCACTAGACTGATGCCACACTGTAACCATGGCAACAACCTCACGCTGTCACCAATAGGTGCAGTCTGGCAGACAAGACATTCTGCTCTCTGAAGTTCTGCCTTTTCTGCTTGCCATTAAGGGCAGCAAATTTCGATCAAAACCACTGAATGACACAGACGACGCCGAAAGCGGCATTCAATTTATGAGCCAAAATGACTGCGAGACAGAAGGCCAGCATGATGTAATACCGAGCTTCATAGCAGCTGGGAACATCTAGCCTGCTGCAACGATCTGTCTTTCCTGAACATCAGCGCATCTTTCTGTGGTCGCTACGGCATTTCGTCACATTTATAGCACCCTGCCTGTCGCCTGCGCTGTGCTGTTTAAATAGCCTCTTTCAGACGTCTACAGCCTGTCCCCTTCTGTGCCTGTTGAGACAACTCTGCCCGAATatttactgttatttttttttaagcaacctCAGCATTGCAACTGGGATCGTTTTGATCGACTAAAAATGTTTAAAGGAACAGAAGATAGAAGGATGTGGTTGGGGATGTGGCTATAAGCACCTGAGTGAAACCACAAAGTAAATATTACCAGAAGCCATCAGCCTGCGCTGGCAGACCGCTGGGAGAGTGATGTGAatcaatgaaatgaaattaaatgaaattcaaAGCAGGGCGCTGGCTGATGATGTCAGAGGGGGCTTACCGTGCAGACCTGGGCGACGCGGGACACGACTATTTTATCAAGGAATTCATACTCCCGGCCCACCTCGCTAAAAAACACATAGACTTTGTCCTCGCTGGGGATGAACTCCGAGCTGACGAAGGTGGGTTCTGACAAGAGAAGGTAGGTGGAAACCTTAATTTCTGCAGATCAGTTAACACTCTCAATCCGCCATAAGCCCCATCAAGACTCCAGTGAGCGTTACTAGCGCCCCACACCAGCAGTACGGTCCAGTACACTGCTCACCATCCAGCCAGCCCATGGTGTCGTCCAGCTTCAGGTCGGCATGGTTACCCTGGCTCAGGTAGCGGGAGATAACTGGGCGGTTTCCTCTGTAGTCAGCCACCGTTCCAGTGTACAGCTCCCCAGCTGTAAGAGCAACAACGGGCAGTACCAACACTTGTCAGCAGGGGGCGAGCACATCAAATCTTCCCCCTTTATACTATATGGTTATCTCCTTAAGAGGAAGCAGATGCCCTAATGTAAACATCCGACTGGATTTTCAGGCTTCAAAATGTCACACATCCAACAGTCTACAGCTGTACAGGCGTTTCATTTAAGAGCCAAAGAAACATAAAAGCCAAACTCCATTTTCAGGAAACTCAGGTATGGGAGACAGCATCAAAGGCTCAGCAGTACCAGCGCCGATGTCGGCACCCTGCTCAGTACCCATGATGCCCCTGTGCAGCCGGTGCACCTCACCAACAGCAATGGCCGTGTTCTTCTGATAGGGGTCGTAAGGACAGCGTCCCCGGCCATCGTGGGACTTGCCGTTGAGCTCGGCAGTTTGGTGGATCTTCTCCAAGTCCTGGAAGAGAGTGGGCAGAGAGACCGGTGGAGATCAGGCAGGTGGGAGGTCACACCACGGGGGGCGATGGGCAGAGGGAGAGCAGGCCGTACTATGTAGGTGCAGAGGGGGCTGAAGGCGTGAGTTCCACAGGCGTACACGTGAGTGTCGTTCAGGGAATTCAGGACTCGGATGAAATTGTGACAGTCTGCCTGGAAAGGAAGCAGTAACTCAGCAAAATCACAATGACTGGTATCTCCGCGCATGACTATTTCGCTGTGGCAGACCTTTCCTAGCCAAGGGTCCCCAGAAGGTACCTGGCTTGCGTTCATTCTTAAATCAAACACAGGTAAAGAAGCATGGAGACCCGAGGAGATAGCTGCCTCTTCAGCCTCGATGTCGCGCTATCCCACGTATTAATTTTTACCTTGTTTTTGCCCTTCATAGAACAGTCGTCAAGTTGCTTGGAAGATGGTGACCAATCAAGCTGTGAGGAAAGATGGAGGGAGACGTATGAAACCATCTGGGATCTAACTGCATGCTCAAATCAACCTTCTGAAAGCCTGTGAGAGAAGTTCTTATGGACCTTACACAGGACAGTTCCACAATAGGAGAGCAGGAGGACAGATGAGATCAACATACAGCTACACCTGAAAGTTCATCTGGTAGGACCGGCTCTAAATGGGTTTGTAACTCCACCATCTGCACCGGTTCCTGGGTCTAACATGCTGCTTTATAAAACATTCCTGAAGTCTCTAAACTTATCTGTTAATTTCAGATTAAACCTGAACACCATCCGACAATTTGGGTAAGCAAAAACTCTTTAAGACTTCAAGGGTTTCATTTTTAGCCAAAATCTTAAAGAGTGTAAGTCTAATATCCTTAACGAACTAATCTCAGCAGGCTTTGGGCAGTAAGCCCTCAGGAATGCCTTATGATTACCAACCGCTTTCAAAAGACAAAATACAACAGCCACAGGAAACACACCTTACTCTTCATCTCCATGACACCCGTCCGGCTGACGTCCAATGACAGCACGGAATCCCGTGCACCCACCAAAAGCGTATTGTTGTCATCGCTGAGCGACAGCATCGTGGTGTTCTGGACATCGGGGCTGCTGAACATTGTGATGGACCG is a genomic window containing:
- the sema4ab gene encoding semaphorin-4A isoform X6 codes for the protein MAVRLLFVLVLLGHLEVSVTKLVPRLSFPLGSPGRSITMFSSPDVQNTTMLSLSDDNNTLLVGARDSVLSLDVSRTGVMEMKSKLDWSPSSKQLDDCSMKGKNKADCHNFIRVLNSLNDTHVYACGTHAFSPLCTYIDLEKIHQTAELNGKSHDGRGRCPYDPYQKNTAIAVAGELYTGTVADYRGNRPVISRYLSQGNHADLKLDDTMGWLDEPTFVSSEFIPSEDKVYVFFSEVGREYEFLDKIVVSRVAQVCTSDIGGQRTLQRRWTTFAKAQVLCKNRNQLPYNVILDIVSLPPPEGASEDEMLFYGIFGSQWFTGQSAVCTFQLGDIKTVFAGNYKVLNRDTLRWGSKVQDKMASPGQCGLHNASDTTLRFVKDNFLADQAIPPASHGLTMVSPDRYTNIAAQRVRGASGKHYDVLFLLTESGFLHKTVLLETGPRIIEEIQVFKNPQSVKNILLSDTKGVVFVGFSEGVAQVPVSDCSFYSSCAECVLARDPFCGWDRSQMGCVAVSPDRDDLGQDVDEGNVMGVCTGPKSRSGLDKSTAAAQLVLVSLNKAVTLQCQGASRLSTLDWHLPSGRSHDDYLWLPGGGLQFLATPDAVGNYTCYSDENGHRQTVVVYSVKLKSSLTPRGFNPALSQGLPLTTSPRRPPLRRPTEARPTTKGGALTSGPMGTTAIHIGAGSTESGDEQEVQQKNRNLTTLKQPQLIEGDSSPNVGQLPLANEKTYYRELVTVSVLLSLTLCALILTALYAVRPRARGLQICPSVEPGSASQERTPLSGDPPPSVLCKQNGQPQDKSLAVSNGALRSSNGHLPNTPYE